The Bradysia coprophila strain Holo2 chromosome IV unlocalized genomic scaffold, BU_Bcop_v1 contig_81, whole genome shotgun sequence genome has a window encoding:
- the LOC119072134 gene encoding uncharacterized protein LOC119072134 codes for MNWCLKNGSSGTKEKLVALLSNINSVIGDEMFTYKHNINDEAVKNFEQDAALIELETAHFPGGQEVFDEEEGDFLSGNRLILSADIDVHLSDANVLADQHVAGEVVRLFLLSNYKVVNSITQLFLQLVSMDKQKTDSIESKIDNSQVADEEVSTEAYEFDDIIDYDPVSDDDEAIDEGGHEIQIDENEETYDALDRIFKSTGLNSSRIEANVLFDGTLQVEEVTGGSICEPPQQNFKCGSCDKTEMHVDTSDGSENKKELLSVLL; via the exons atgaattggtGTTTGAAAAACGGGAGTAGTGGCACAAAGGAGAAGTTAGTGGCACTGCTTTCTAATATTAACTCCGTGATTGGTGACGAAATG TTTACTTACAAACATAATATCAATGACGAAGCTGTGAAAAATTTTGAGCAGGACGCTGCTTTGATCGAATTGGAAACTGCACATTTTCCTGGTGGTCAGGAGGTCTTTGACGAAGAG GAAGGTGATTTCTTGAGCGGAAATCGATTAATTTTGAGTGCCGATATTGATGTACATTTGAGTGATGCTAATGTTTTAGCCGATCAACATGTCGCCGGTGAAGTAGTAAGATTATTCCTTCTTTCAAATTATAAAGTCGTCAACTCAATTACTCAATTATTTTTACAGCTTGTGAGCATGGACAAGCAGAAAACTGATTCAATCGAGTCGAAAATTGATAACTCACAAGTCGCGGATGAAGAG GTTAGTACCGAAGCATACGAATTCGATGACATAATTGATTATGACCCGGTTTCTGACGATGATGAGGCAATTGATGAG GGAGGTCATGAAATACAGattgatgaaaatgaagag ACATATGATGCGCTGGATCGTATTTTCAAAAGCACTGGTTTGAACAGTTCAAGAATTGAGGCAAATGTTTTATTCGACGGTACGTTACAAGTGGAAGAAGTTACTGGTG GATCTATTTGTGAGCCTCcgcaacaaaatttcaaatgtgGTTCGTGCGACAAAACTGAGATGCACGTCGACACATCTGATGgttccgaaaataaaaaagaattgctGTCCGTATTGCTTTAA